In the Ruminococcus sp. OA3 genome, one interval contains:
- the add gene encoding adenosine deaminase has product MTPKIDLHCHLDGSLPLITVQKLANRSGLKIPKRKNDIKEVLRAPAECQDLAEYLTYFDLPVACLQTQENLREAANDTICEAVKENVIYMEIRFAPLLHTRQGLSSRQVVDAVISGMNDARRETGIEAGVIVCAMRHHNVEDNIQMLHDLLEFHGKGLVGFDIAGDEKQYPTGAHSRFYYEAGRHGIPFTIHAGECGSVMNVLDALAMGAMRIGHGLAVAKDARAMQECVNKKVCLELCPTSNLQTKAAGSIEQYPFRRLLNAGIALTVNTDNRTVSDTTLTKEMLLMREHCGLSAIEEKQLLLNSAAYAFASDTVKEKLRQRIEAFDWR; this is encoded by the coding sequence ATGACACCGAAGATCGATCTGCACTGCCATCTGGATGGGTCTCTTCCGCTTATAACGGTACAAAAGCTGGCGAACCGCAGCGGGTTAAAAATACCTAAGAGAAAGAATGACATAAAAGAGGTGCTGCGGGCACCTGCTGAATGTCAGGACCTGGCAGAGTATCTGACGTATTTTGATCTGCCGGTCGCCTGCCTGCAGACACAGGAGAACCTGAGAGAAGCCGCCAATGATACAATCTGTGAGGCTGTGAAGGAAAATGTTATCTATATGGAAATTCGTTTTGCACCGCTTCTGCATACCCGGCAGGGTCTGAGCAGCAGACAGGTGGTCGATGCGGTCATATCGGGTATGAATGATGCAAGGCGTGAGACCGGGATTGAAGCTGGGGTCATCGTATGCGCGATGAGACACCATAACGTGGAAGACAACATACAGATGTTGCACGATCTTCTGGAGTTCCATGGGAAAGGTCTTGTCGGGTTCGATATAGCGGGTGATGAGAAACAGTATCCGACCGGCGCACACAGCCGCTTTTATTATGAAGCGGGAAGGCATGGCATACCATTTACGATCCATGCCGGTGAGTGCGGGAGTGTCATGAATGTACTGGATGCGCTGGCCATGGGAGCGATGCGCATAGGGCACGGGCTCGCAGTTGCAAAAGACGCCAGGGCTATGCAGGAATGTGTAAATAAAAAGGTTTGCCTGGAGCTTTGCCCGACCAGCAATCTTCAGACAAAAGCGGCGGGGAGTATCGAACAGTATCCATTTCGCAGGCTGCTGAATGCAGGCATTGCATTGACAGTAAATACGGATAACCGTACGGTGAGTGACACGACGCTGACGAAAGAAATGCTGCTTATGCGGGAACATTGTGGGTTATCCGCCATAGAAGAAAAGCAGCTGTTATTGAACAGCGCTGCCTATGCATTTGCCTCAGACACAGTCAAAGAGAAGCTGCGGCAGAGAATTGAAGCATTCGACTGGCGATAA
- a CDS encoding YARHG domain-containing protein, producing MFCEKCGSRLEPGDIYCPGCGRKLTDDNTQQYQPPRKKPETDGKEKALYILLGVVAVLLVIGIIWGVATLVSLNREEERYAETKKTEQSQTPEQDDEDDTVEPAEVPDVTVTPDPTEQPAVQEPVVTPAPVPTATPAPTPVPAQEPGYSTGGDYVIPDSSSRQLGSSDLSGLSEWELRVARNEIYARHGRMFNDSELDSYFRGKSWYVPSIPAENFDDNTYLSKTELKNAKLISDYEASEGYN from the coding sequence ATGTTTTGTGAAAAATGTGGAAGCAGGCTGGAGCCTGGAGATATATACTGTCCGGGATGCGGAAGAAAACTGACGGACGATAACACGCAGCAGTATCAGCCGCCGCGCAAAAAGCCGGAGACTGACGGGAAAGAAAAAGCGCTCTATATATTGTTGGGAGTTGTCGCAGTACTGCTGGTCATCGGTATTATCTGGGGTGTCGCGACGCTGGTCAGTCTCAACAGAGAAGAAGAGCGATACGCAGAGACTAAAAAAACAGAGCAGAGCCAGACGCCTGAGCAAGATGATGAAGATGATACAGTGGAGCCTGCCGAAGTGCCGGATGTCACTGTAACACCTGATCCGACAGAGCAGCCAGCTGTACAGGAACCAGTCGTAACCCCGGCGCCTGTACCGACAGCGACTCCGGCTCCAACTCCCGTACCTGCACAGGAACCAGGTTATTCAACAGGCGGAGACTATGTGATTCCGGACAGCAGCAGCCGGCAGCTTGGCAGTTCTGATCTGTCGGGGCTGAGTGAGTGGGAACTGAGAGTTGCCCGAAATGAAATCTATGCAAGACACGGAAGAATGTTCAACGATTCCGAACTGGATTCTTATTTCCGGGGGAAAAGCTGGTATGTACCGAGTATACCGGCGGAGAATTTTGATGACAATACATATTTGAGCAAGACGGAGTTGAAAAATGCGAAGCTGATTTCAGATTATGAGGCTTCCGAAGGCTACAATTAA
- a CDS encoding tetratricopeptide repeat protein, whose protein sequence is MYCGRCGAYNDDSHAFCENCGNRLAGAPVQQTPVPSERDAGRNRLLILIITGIILLIMVLGGIFWVHISDEKEYQEEITLGDQYLDEKNYEKAESSYRKAITISPGHPRPYIRLAAVYIETEEYNLAVEVLNQGIEAVKEENVQILQEQLTVIEEAYIRQDSGENAGREQTENGEDAAADAVATAQQVLSLPYLADRTYEMWYEKTEQGIECSYITDAGILSADLFDYDRDGQDEILAIIIGTNSSQYSNQGYWLNMLEQETDGSWTKAAEYLIDMEYHSLDSICFPIRIDFFSKEYEKDTVIFYESGGRATYFADGSFWSMGRVQYHDQTFQRVGEDMKIAGSDDVADACLRLDKNYSGPEEGRQYVLNFIAEVEEAGLDIDGIGYQYPAMDQDISLRKILRTDKTSNITGEQAEALYAAETGEQLSGATVKFTDYRKRQEEDSEQEYSMQVKTLDGSQDIWYPVFSPSSPSADAWNTYFQDSASELKSYLKDMQEEGIENASVSRDVEVTFQNGAYVSMHFTDWYYSGGAHGMYNEYGMTIDLASDHVYTLEELLNTDHASAVNMVNNAFNEDMKVHPELYFEGTQCQVSDEFSEVGYYRTEEGVVLRAQLYWLGPFAAGSQEVVLTPAENP, encoded by the coding sequence ATGTATTGTGGAAGATGCGGTGCATACAACGATGACAGCCATGCATTCTGTGAAAACTGTGGCAACAGGCTTGCGGGAGCACCGGTTCAGCAGACCCCTGTTCCCTCTGAGCGCGATGCCGGCAGAAACAGGCTGCTTATACTTATTATCACAGGGATCATTTTGCTGATTATGGTTCTGGGTGGGATTTTCTGGGTTCATATTTCTGATGAGAAAGAATATCAGGAGGAGATCACTCTGGGGGATCAGTATCTGGATGAGAAGAATTACGAAAAGGCGGAAAGCAGTTACCGAAAGGCGATCACGATCAGTCCCGGGCATCCAAGGCCATACATCCGGCTTGCTGCAGTCTATATAGAGACTGAAGAATACAATCTGGCGGTGGAAGTGCTGAATCAGGGGATTGAGGCGGTAAAAGAAGAAAATGTACAGATTCTTCAGGAACAGCTGACCGTAATAGAAGAAGCGTATATCAGACAGGATTCCGGGGAAAATGCGGGCAGGGAGCAGACTGAAAATGGAGAAGATGCCGCCGCAGATGCTGTGGCAACAGCGCAGCAGGTTCTGAGTCTTCCTTACCTGGCAGACCGCACGTATGAAATGTGGTATGAAAAAACAGAACAGGGTATCGAATGTTCTTATATTACAGATGCTGGAATCCTGAGTGCAGATCTGTTTGACTACGACAGGGACGGACAGGATGAAATCCTTGCTATTATAATAGGAACAAATTCTTCACAGTATTCTAACCAGGGCTACTGGTTGAATATGCTTGAACAGGAGACAGACGGAAGCTGGACGAAAGCGGCAGAGTATCTGATCGATATGGAATATCACTCTCTGGACAGCATCTGTTTTCCCATTCGCATCGACTTTTTTTCAAAAGAATATGAAAAGGATACAGTGATATTCTATGAGAGCGGCGGGAGGGCGACGTATTTTGCAGATGGTTCATTCTGGAGTATGGGCAGGGTGCAGTACCATGATCAGACTTTTCAGCGGGTTGGAGAGGATATGAAAATAGCCGGGTCTGACGACGTGGCTGATGCATGTCTGAGACTGGACAAAAACTACAGCGGTCCCGAAGAAGGCCGGCAGTATGTGTTGAATTTTATCGCAGAGGTGGAAGAAGCCGGTCTTGACATAGACGGCATCGGATACCAATATCCGGCGATGGATCAGGATATCAGTCTGAGAAAGATACTGAGAACGGATAAGACGTCAAACATTACGGGCGAGCAGGCAGAGGCACTGTACGCGGCAGAAACGGGCGAACAACTCAGCGGCGCCACGGTGAAGTTTACAGATTATAGGAAAAGGCAGGAAGAAGACAGTGAGCAGGAGTATTCCATGCAGGTAAAAACACTTGACGGCAGCCAGGATATCTGGTATCCGGTATTCTCACCTTCCTCTCCGTCGGCAGATGCGTGGAATACGTATTTTCAGGACAGCGCGTCGGAATTGAAGTCATATCTGAAAGACATGCAGGAAGAGGGAATTGAAAATGCCAGCGTGTCCCGTGATGTGGAAGTTACATTTCAGAATGGAGCATATGTTTCCATGCATTTTACGGACTGGTACTATTCGGGAGGAGCACACGGCATGTATAATGAGTACGGTATGACGATCGATCTCGCCAGTGATCATGTATATACGCTGGAAGAACTTTTGAACACGGACCATGCTTCGGCAGTCAATATGGTAAACAATGCGTTCAATGAGGATATGAAAGTTCACCCCGAACTTTATTTTGAAGGGACACAGTGCCAGGTATCGGACGAGTTCAGTGAGGTCGGGTATTACCGGACAGAGGAGGGGGTTGTACTGCGCGCTCAGCTCTATTGGCTGGGACCTTTTGCTGCCGGAAGTCAGGAAGTTGTGCTTACGCCTGCCGAAAATCCCTGA
- the rpsB gene encoding 30S ribosomal protein S2 → MGVISMKQLLEAGVHFGHQTRRWNPKMAEYIYTERNGIYIIDLQKSVGMVDDAYKAVSDIVADGGTILFVGTKKQAQDAIKAESERCGMFYVNERWLGGMLTNFKTIQSRIRRLKEIEGMQEDGTFDVLPKKEVIELKKELSKLQKNLGGIKEMKKVPDAIFIVDPKKERICVQEAHTLGIPLIGICDTNCDPEELDYVIPGNDDAIRAVKLIVAKMADAVIEAKQGEASEEEFAEETEAAAE, encoded by the coding sequence ATGGGCGTAATTTCAATGAAACAACTTTTAGAAGCAGGTGTTCACTTTGGACATCAGACAAGAAGATGGAACCCGAAAATGGCGGAGTACATCTACACAGAAAGAAACGGTATCTATATCATTGACCTTCAGAAATCAGTCGGAATGGTTGACGATGCATATAAAGCAGTTTCTGATATCGTTGCTGACGGCGGAACAATTCTGTTCGTTGGAACGAAAAAACAGGCTCAGGATGCGATCAAAGCGGAATCAGAGCGCTGTGGAATGTTCTATGTAAATGAGAGATGGCTGGGTGGTATGCTGACTAACTTCAAAACGATCCAGAGCAGAATCAGAAGACTGAAAGAAATCGAAGGAATGCAGGAAGACGGGACATTTGATGTTCTTCCTAAGAAAGAAGTAATCGAACTGAAAAAAGAACTGTCCAAACTTCAGAAAAACCTGGGCGGTATTAAAGAAATGAAAAAAGTTCCGGATGCGATCTTCATCGTAGACCCGAAAAAAGAGAGAATCTGCGTTCAGGAAGCACATACACTGGGTATTCCGCTGATTGGTATCTGTGATACAAACTGTGATCCGGAAGAACTGGACTACGTAATTCCGGGCAATGATGATGCAATCCGTGCAGTAAAACTGATTGTTGCAAAAATGGCAGATGCTGTTATCGAAGCCAAACAGGGTGAAGCCAGCGAAGAGGAATTCGCAGAAGAAACTGAAGCAGCAGCAGAGTAA
- the tsf gene encoding translation elongation factor Ts has protein sequence MMAITAAMVKELREISGAGMMDCKKALTETEGDMDKAMEFLREKGLATAQKKAGRIAAEGIVMLKVSDDSKKAVAVEVNAETDFVAKNEKFQAYVAQVADQAMDTTAADIEAFLAEPWKFETTQTVSEALAHQIATIGENMNIRRFAQVTEENGMVSAYTHMGGKIGVLVDVVTDVVNDAVKEMAKNIAMQVAALKPQYTNSSEISEEYIAHEKEILLAQIMNDPKESQKPEKVIQGMVNGRINKEMKEICLLDQVYVKAEDGKQSVGKYVEEVAKANGANITIKGFVRFETGEGIEKKEEDFAAEVAKQMGSN, from the coding sequence ATAATGGCTATTACAGCAGCAATGGTTAAAGAATTAAGAGAGATCAGCGGCGCTGGTATGATGGACTGTAAGAAAGCTCTTACAGAAACAGAAGGCGATATGGATAAAGCAATGGAGTTCTTGAGAGAAAAAGGACTTGCTACTGCCCAGAAAAAAGCAGGAAGAATTGCGGCAGAAGGTATCGTTATGTTAAAAGTTTCTGATGACAGCAAGAAAGCAGTTGCTGTAGAAGTTAATGCAGAGACGGACTTCGTTGCAAAGAATGAAAAATTCCAGGCATACGTAGCTCAGGTTGCTGATCAGGCGATGGATACAACGGCAGCAGATATCGAAGCATTTCTGGCAGAGCCATGGAAATTCGAGACAACACAGACTGTTTCAGAAGCGCTTGCTCATCAGATCGCAACAATCGGCGAAAACATGAACATCCGCCGTTTTGCACAGGTTACCGAGGAAAATGGTATGGTTTCTGCTTACACACATATGGGCGGAAAAATCGGTGTTCTGGTTGATGTTGTGACAGATGTCGTAAATGATGCAGTGAAAGAGATGGCAAAAAACATTGCCATGCAGGTTGCGGCTCTGAAACCGCAGTACACTAACAGTTCTGAGATCAGTGAGGAGTATATTGCTCACGAGAAAGAGATTCTGCTCGCTCAGATCATGAACGATCCGAAAGAATCCCAGAAACCGGAAAAAGTTATCCAGGGAATGGTAAACGGACGTATCAACAAAGAAATGAAAGAAATCTGCCTGCTTGATCAGGTATATGTAAAAGCTGAGGACGGAAAACAGTCTGTAGGCAAGTATGTTGAGGAAGTTGCAAAGGCCAATGGTGCCAACATCACCATCAAAGGTTTTGTACGTTTCGAGACAGGCGAAGGAATCGAGAAAAAAGAAGAAGATTTCGCAGCTGAAGTTGCTAAGCAGATGGGAAGCAACTAG
- a CDS encoding extracellular solute-binding protein, whose protein sequence is MSRNRCLPAIYIAVCLCIAGVSGCSNDSENVVLAEDGHTAQEKVLRFFAPMDAGSSALYYRELIDQYNRLNKGVRVVYEGISTGDGYNEYLEQRLDAGEGDDVFIVNADMVKTLYHKGYFYDMSEFSAFQQLNESTKEQAMIKDTAYCLPVSMTAYCLFVNLDVLNQYNLQTPQNLEEFRNCCSTIKAAGGTPLSLNRWYALTVPALANGLSKIYGAENLQDIRSNLNSGELKIGDYMQDGFEVVEEFIQEGWYGDGLNAASVETMKAGDQDLPDFVSGKTAFYFGHLDSLSAAEEINPDINCVVQGVPVTDGTVTLPAALTRLSINADSKNLAETVDFVNYITSNKYKEVSSSGNGVLPIYVDAEYTLQNEKMRPAYETFIKGGQVPIEDMQLQFTYWDTVRELSIKMFDGYTAGEAAEEYDRIQIEQIAQYDN, encoded by the coding sequence ATGAGCCGGAACAGGTGTCTGCCTGCAATTTACATAGCTGTGTGCCTTTGTATTGCAGGAGTGAGCGGTTGCAGCAATGACTCTGAAAATGTTGTCCTGGCAGAGGACGGTCATACCGCACAGGAAAAAGTGTTACGTTTTTTTGCTCCTATGGATGCAGGCTCTAGTGCTCTGTACTATCGGGAATTGATTGACCAATACAACAGATTAAACAAAGGGGTTCGTGTTGTTTATGAAGGGATATCTACGGGAGATGGTTATAATGAATATCTGGAACAGCGGTTGGATGCGGGAGAGGGTGATGACGTTTTTATCGTAAATGCAGATATGGTTAAGACGCTGTATCATAAAGGCTATTTTTATGACATGTCTGAGTTTTCAGCTTTTCAGCAATTGAATGAATCTACAAAAGAGCAGGCTATGATTAAAGATACTGCCTATTGTCTTCCGGTGAGCATGACAGCCTATTGTCTGTTCGTTAATCTGGACGTACTGAATCAGTACAATCTCCAGACACCGCAAAATTTAGAGGAATTCAGGAACTGTTGCAGCACCATTAAGGCGGCAGGAGGAACCCCCCTGAGCCTTAACCGTTGGTACGCTCTGACAGTGCCTGCGCTGGCAAACGGTCTGTCAAAGATATACGGTGCAGAAAATCTGCAGGATATCAGAAGCAATCTGAACAGCGGAGAGCTTAAGATCGGTGATTACATGCAGGACGGATTCGAGGTTGTCGAGGAATTTATTCAGGAGGGATGGTATGGTGACGGCTTGAATGCGGCTTCTGTTGAAACAATGAAAGCCGGGGACCAGGATCTGCCCGATTTTGTCAGTGGAAAGACTGCTTTCTATTTTGGACATCTGGATTCGCTTTCTGCGGCGGAAGAAATAAATCCAGATATCAATTGTGTGGTTCAGGGAGTACCAGTCACGGATGGAACGGTAACCCTTCCCGCGGCTTTGACAAGGCTGTCTATTAATGCGGACAGTAAAAACCTGGCCGAAACCGTGGACTTTGTGAATTATATTACCAGTAATAAATATAAAGAAGTGTCTTCCAGTGGGAATGGGGTCTTGCCTATTTATGTTGATGCGGAATATACATTACAAAACGAGAAGATGCGTCCGGCCTATGAGACATTTATCAAGGGCGGGCAGGTACCAATAGAGGATATGCAGCTGCAGTTCACTTATTGGGATACCGTGAGAGAACTAAGCATTAAAATGTTTGACGGATACACCGCAGGGGAAGCAGCAGAGGAATATGACAGGATACAGATAGAGCAGATCGCACAGTATGATAATTGA
- a CDS encoding ATP-binding protein, whose protein sequence is MKEKKAGATKMMALAVSLILIVIVMVTTLINLTYVSSIKKLVRSTTVNNISELTASKAQNLDERLRSEQVALEFMAGSIGMYEDIFSLSDIITEYQETHQASCMWIFDLQGNGWSSGPGNDLLPPGQTEELFAAALRGESGMSDPFIGEKGRKQILFYTPIKREGKMIGGLYESYPVELLQNTYGSGTYNDEGYSYVLGKEGEVILSSLRFSYLQIYENFRNVLNNNGENDQKDISAFMEALKTGEKGNATFTFEGDEQFLYFIPLEEKEGWYFVTVIPLDMVEQDGTVIVMLTIRMAVILLLAVAVVLVLAVTAIYYRNKKRRDYEIYIQNTYQAISQNIDTVIFIVEPKTKKVEYVFDNAQEILGIPAQSFNEPEESSMGEFQHAISDFLWMEPPKSKFTWERSLYNDVLGRQMWLEITVHPVTLGGQPKCIYAVTDHTQERQIREKLSAAVAAAEQANAGKSQFLSNMSHDIRTPMNAIVGMTKLAKIHMEDKSKVYNCLHKIELSSRHLLNLINDVLDMSKIESGKMTMTVEDFSLSELIEGAAAIVQPQCKSKGQIFAVETKNIRHEYLIGDMLRMNQVIFNLISNAVKFTPPKGKITVFIEELSQKRSGYAIYRFQISDTGSGIAPEFLSSIFLPFEREDTRNVHHTEGSGLGLAIAKNIVEAMGGQIAVESELGKGTTFTVELELQLQKDEKEEGENDRVLKRLHALVADDSEEDLTLLNSYLTEFGMAVDIAATQEDMLSMVSEKDSYDLIIIGGMTEYARENRFLIISDGTVCGKLVMLLNSDDPAEKFNMAEREVDLILQKPILKSTLCKNLSILFDEPAPDDADGSLQDIMKGRRFLLVEDNELNREIATEFFGLSGAVVEDAEDGKAGLEAFLSKEAGYYDAVFMDIQMPVMDGYEATRRIRASEHRQAKDIPIIAMSANVFAEDKRASKLAGMNAHLGKPIMMDEVYHVLRELL, encoded by the coding sequence ATGAAGGAAAAAAAAGCAGGGGCCACAAAAATGATGGCTCTTGCAGTCAGCCTGATCCTCATCGTAATAGTCATGGTAACCACTCTGATCAATTTAACATATGTGAGTTCAATTAAAAAATTAGTGAGGAGTACCACGGTAAATAATATCAGCGAACTGACAGCCAGTAAAGCGCAGAATCTGGATGAGCGTCTTCGCTCTGAGCAGGTGGCTTTAGAATTTATGGCTGGCAGCATTGGGATGTATGAGGATATTTTTTCATTAAGTGATATCATAACAGAATACCAGGAGACGCATCAGGCGTCCTGTATGTGGATTTTCGATCTACAAGGCAATGGGTGGAGCTCGGGCCCGGGGAATGACCTTCTTCCGCCAGGGCAGACGGAAGAATTATTTGCGGCTGCCCTGCGGGGGGAATCAGGTATGTCAGACCCTTTTATCGGGGAGAAGGGGAGAAAGCAGATCCTTTTTTATACGCCTATTAAACGTGAGGGAAAGATGATAGGGGGCCTGTATGAATCTTATCCTGTGGAGCTGCTGCAGAATACTTATGGAAGCGGGACTTATAATGATGAAGGCTATAGCTATGTGCTGGGGAAAGAGGGGGAAGTTATATTGTCTTCTTTGCGTTTCAGCTATTTGCAGATATACGAAAACTTCCGGAATGTTTTGAACAATAATGGAGAAAATGACCAGAAAGATATCTCTGCATTTATGGAAGCGCTCAAAACCGGCGAAAAAGGAAATGCAACTTTCACCTTTGAAGGTGACGAGCAGTTTTTATATTTTATTCCACTGGAAGAAAAAGAAGGCTGGTACTTTGTGACAGTGATCCCGCTGGATATGGTAGAGCAGGATGGAACGGTAATTGTTATGTTGACGATAAGAATGGCAGTAATTTTACTGCTCGCTGTAGCTGTAGTGCTTGTTCTGGCAGTTACAGCCATTTACTATCGAAATAAGAAACGGAGAGATTATGAAATATACATACAAAACACCTACCAGGCAATATCACAGAACATCGATACTGTCATTTTTATTGTGGAACCCAAAACCAAGAAGGTAGAATATGTATTTGATAATGCGCAGGAAATACTGGGTATTCCTGCACAAAGCTTCAATGAACCCGAAGAGTCATCAATGGGTGAGTTTCAACATGCGATCTCAGATTTTCTTTGGATGGAACCACCAAAATCAAAGTTCACATGGGAACGCTCTTTGTACAATGATGTGCTTGGAAGACAGATGTGGTTAGAGATAACGGTCCATCCGGTGACATTGGGCGGGCAGCCGAAATGCATCTATGCGGTGACGGACCATACACAGGAGCGTCAGATCAGAGAGAAACTTTCTGCTGCTGTGGCCGCGGCTGAACAGGCGAATGCAGGGAAGAGCCAGTTCCTTTCAAATATGTCTCATGATATCCGTACACCAATGAATGCCATTGTGGGAATGACCAAGCTTGCTAAGATTCATATGGAGGACAAGTCAAAAGTTTATAACTGTCTGCACAAAATTGAGCTGTCATCCCGGCATCTGCTGAACCTGATCAATGATGTATTGGATATGTCCAAGATTGAAAGTGGAAAAATGACTATGACAGTTGAAGATTTCTCACTCTCTGAGCTTATAGAGGGTGCAGCCGCCATCGTTCAGCCACAATGCAAAAGCAAAGGGCAGATATTTGCAGTAGAGACTAAGAATATACGGCACGAGTATCTGATTGGAGATATGCTTCGGATGAATCAGGTCATCTTTAACCTGATCTCTAATGCTGTAAAATTCACACCCCCCAAAGGAAAGATTACGGTCTTCATTGAAGAACTTTCCCAGAAGCGCTCAGGCTATGCCATATACCGTTTCCAGATTTCAGATACCGGTTCTGGTATTGCACCTGAATTTCTCTCCAGTATCTTTCTGCCTTTTGAACGTGAAGACACAAGAAATGTTCATCATACGGAAGGATCAGGTTTAGGGCTGGCCATCGCAAAAAATATCGTAGAGGCTATGGGCGGGCAGATCGCCGTGGAAAGTGAGTTAGGGAAAGGAACGACATTTACGGTAGAACTGGAGCTTCAGCTTCAGAAAGATGAAAAGGAGGAAGGGGAGAACGACAGGGTACTTAAAAGACTGCATGCATTGGTGGCGGATGATTCTGAAGAGGATCTTACACTGCTTAACAGCTATCTGACAGAGTTTGGAATGGCAGTAGATATTGCAGCTACCCAAGAGGATATGCTGTCGATGGTTTCTGAAAAAGATTCTTATGATTTGATCATCATTGGCGGGATGACGGAATATGCCAGGGAGAATCGTTTTTTGATTATATCGGATGGCACAGTCTGTGGCAAGCTTGTCATGCTTTTAAATTCGGATGATCCGGCAGAAAAATTCAACATGGCAGAGCGGGAAGTGGATCTTATCCTTCAGAAACCGATCTTAAAAAGCACTCTGTGTAAAAATCTGTCCATTTTATTTGATGAACCGGCTCCAGATGATGCGGATGGATCACTTCAGGATATCATGAAAGGACGACGGTTCTTACTGGTGGAAGACAACGAGCTGAACCGTGAGATCGCCACGGAATTCTTTGGACTTTCAGGGGCGGTGGTAGAAGACGCAGAGGATGGGAAAGCTGGCCTTGAGGCTTTTCTCTCCAAAGAAGCTGGATATTATGATGCAGTTTTTATGGATATTCAGATGCCGGTCATGGATGGCTATGAGGCAACAAGAAGAATCCGCGCATCAGAGCACAGGCAGGCAAAAGATATTCCTATCATTGCCATGTCTGCCAATGTTTTTGCAGAAGATAAACGCGCTTCCAAATTGGCGGGAATGAATGCGCATCTGGGTAAACCTATAATGATGGATGAAGTATATCATGTGCTCAGGGAATTATTGTGA
- a CDS encoding Hpt domain-containing protein yields the protein MTVKEAYERLGGNYDDMTYQFGERMLLRLIGILLKDSSYTDICTALDRQDYDTAFRGAHTLKGIALNMCLPPLAKSASVLAEALRSRQQNDDIQPSLVGLGHAYQDMYTTFSELILTSGGGIR from the coding sequence ATGACAGTTAAAGAAGCCTATGAAAGACTGGGTGGAAATTATGATGATATGACTTACCAGTTTGGAGAGCGTATGCTTTTAAGGCTGATTGGTATTTTACTGAAAGATTCAAGTTATACAGATATCTGTACAGCATTGGATCGGCAGGATTACGATACCGCTTTTCGCGGGGCACACACTTTAAAGGGTATTGCCCTGAATATGTGCCTTCCACCTTTGGCGAAAAGTGCAAGCGTACTAGCGGAAGCCCTGCGCAGCAGACAGCAGAATGATGATATTCAGCCATCCCTTGTGGGATTAGGCCATGCATACCAGGATATGTATACAACTTTTTCTGAATTGATTCTTACTTCAGGAGGCGGTATACGATGA